In one Pseudomonas sp. R84 genomic region, the following are encoded:
- a CDS encoding PAAR domain-containing protein: MSGKPAARVTDPTACPLPGHGTNPIASGSPNVFFDGLAAARMTDKSACGSPITGAVSGTVFINGLNAATLDSTGGHGNVVVGGSGTVIIGQSGGGAAFSGLLPMPVHFTDRLQVVNEATGEPIPDHPYAIQRGDGRIEHGITNEQGFTHMVSSHLAETIKLFVE, encoded by the coding sequence TTGAGTGGTAAACCCGCTGCACGCGTCACCGACCCGACCGCCTGCCCATTGCCAGGCCATGGCACCAACCCGATTGCCTCCGGCTCGCCGAACGTCTTCTTCGACGGCCTCGCCGCCGCGCGCATGACCGATAAGTCGGCGTGTGGCAGCCCGATTACCGGAGCGGTTTCCGGCACCGTATTCATCAACGGCCTGAACGCGGCCACGCTCGATAGCACCGGAGGCCACGGCAATGTCGTGGTCGGTGGGTCGGGGACGGTGATTATTGGCCAGAGCGGCGGTGGGGCAGCGTTTAGTGGGCTGTTGCCGATGCCGGTGCATTTTACGGACAGGTTGCAAGTGGTTAACGAGGCGACTGGCGAGCCTATCCCCGATCATCCGTATGCGATCCAGCGAGGTGATGGGCGCATAGAACATGGCATCACCAATGAGCAGGGCTTTACCCATATGGTGAGTTCTCACTTGGCTGAAACTATTAAATTGTTTGTAGAGTGA
- a CDS encoding MFS transporter, whose translation MQPQTLTGQASLVTPSRKRFFIMVLLFITVVINYLDRSNLSIAAPALTSELGIDPIHVGLIFSAFGWTYAAMQIPGGWLVDRVPPRILYSVALLLWSLATVMLGFAASFIALFVLRMAVGALEAPAYPINSRVVTTWFPERERATAIGFYTSGQFVGLAFLTPVLAWLQHEFGWHMVFVATGAVGIIWAAIWYAVYREPRDFKGANAAEIDLIREGGGLVDIQQESAKIKAKFSWTDLGIVLTKRKLWGIYLGQFCLNSTLWFFLTWFPTYLVKYRGMDFIKSGLLASLPFLAAFVGVLCSGFFSDFLIRRGYTVGFARKLPIIGGLLISTSIIGANFVESTPLVIAFLALAFFGNGLASITWSLVSTLAPARLLGLTGGVFNFIGNLSAIATPIVIGFLASGDSFAPAITYIAVLALIGALSYVLLVGKVERIEL comes from the coding sequence ATGCAACCGCAAACCCTCACCGGGCAGGCGTCTTTAGTCACGCCTAGCCGCAAGCGGTTTTTCATCATGGTGTTGCTGTTTATCACCGTGGTCATCAACTACCTCGACCGCAGCAACCTGTCGATTGCCGCGCCGGCGCTGACCAGTGAGTTGGGCATCGATCCGATTCACGTCGGCCTGATCTTCTCTGCGTTCGGCTGGACCTACGCCGCCATGCAGATCCCCGGCGGCTGGCTGGTCGATCGTGTGCCGCCGCGCATTCTTTACAGCGTCGCGTTGCTGCTGTGGTCGCTGGCCACAGTGATGCTTGGTTTCGCCGCCAGTTTCATCGCGTTGTTTGTCTTGCGCATGGCGGTCGGTGCACTGGAAGCCCCGGCGTATCCAATCAACAGTCGCGTGGTCACTACTTGGTTCCCCGAGCGTGAACGCGCCACGGCCATCGGTTTCTACACCTCGGGTCAGTTCGTCGGCCTGGCATTTTTGACCCCGGTTCTGGCCTGGCTGCAACACGAATTCGGCTGGCACATGGTCTTTGTCGCGACCGGCGCGGTGGGCATCATTTGGGCAGCGATCTGGTACGCGGTGTATCGCGAGCCACGGGATTTCAAAGGTGCCAACGCGGCGGAAATCGATCTGATCCGCGAGGGTGGTGGTCTGGTCGATATTCAACAAGAGTCCGCCAAGATCAAAGCCAAATTCAGCTGGACCGACTTGGGCATCGTCCTGACCAAACGCAAGTTGTGGGGCATCTACCTTGGCCAGTTCTGCCTGAACTCGACGCTGTGGTTTTTCCTGACGTGGTTCCCGACTTATCTGGTGAAGTATCGCGGCATGGACTTCATCAAGTCCGGCCTGTTGGCGTCGCTGCCGTTTCTCGCAGCGTTCGTTGGCGTGTTGTGTTCGGGGTTCTTTTCCGACTTCTTGATCCGTCGCGGCTACACCGTTGGCTTTGCGCGCAAGTTGCCGATCATTGGCGGGCTGCTGATTTCCACCTCGATCATCGGTGCCAACTTCGTTGAGTCGACGCCCCTGGTGATTGCCTTTCTGGCGCTGGCGTTCTTCGGCAACGGTCTGGCCTCGATCACCTGGTCGCTGGTGTCGACGTTGGCGCCGGCGCGTTTGCTCGGGCTGACGGGCGGGGTGTTCAACTTCATCGGCAACCTGTCGGCGATTGCCACGCCGATCGTTATCGGCTTTCTTGCCAGCGGCGATTCCTTCGCGCCGGCGATCACCTATATCGCGGTTCTCGCACTGATCGGCGCTTTGTCCTACGTGCTGCTGGTCGGCAAGGTCGAGCGTATCGAGTTGTAG
- a CDS encoding 2-dehydro-3-deoxy-6-phosphogalactonate aldolase, producing MLKQALAQNGLIAILRGLHPQEAAAVGEVLYAAGFRVIEVPLNSPSPYESIRILRKALPADCLIGAGTVLTPEQVGLVKEAGGQVIVMPHSDAKVLRAAKAAGLFLSPGVATPTEAFAALEEGADILKMFPAEQMGPAVVKAWLAVLPSGTVLAPVGGITPDNMQAFIDAGVKGFGLGSGLFKPGMTPEQVAVNAKAYVAAWKALR from the coding sequence ATGCTCAAGCAAGCATTGGCGCAAAACGGTCTGATCGCGATTCTGCGTGGCCTGCATCCGCAGGAAGCCGCCGCTGTCGGAGAAGTCCTGTATGCAGCCGGATTTCGCGTCATCGAAGTACCGCTCAATTCCCCTTCGCCGTACGAAAGTATCCGCATCCTGCGCAAGGCCCTGCCCGCCGATTGCCTGATCGGTGCCGGCACGGTGTTGACCCCGGAACAGGTCGGGTTGGTGAAAGAAGCCGGCGGCCAAGTGATTGTCATGCCGCACAGTGACGCCAAGGTCTTGCGTGCGGCGAAAGCGGCGGGGCTGTTTCTGTCGCCGGGTGTCGCCACGCCGACCGAGGCCTTCGCGGCACTGGAGGAGGGCGCGGACATTCTCAAGATGTTTCCGGCCGAGCAGATGGGCCCGGCGGTCGTCAAAGCCTGGCTCGCGGTGTTGCCGTCCGGGACGGTGTTGGCGCCCGTCGGCGGTATCACTCCGGACAACATGCAGGCGTTTATCGACGCCGGCGTGAAAGGTTTCGGCCTCGGTTCCGGGCTGTTCAAACCGGGCATGACGCCGGAGCAAGTGGCGGTGAACGCCAAGGCCTACGTGGCTGCTTGGAAGGCCCTTCGCTAA
- a CDS encoding AraC family transcriptional regulator codes for MQLTRHLDANARLVSLIEPLALRDGYSRTGLPGVQVLRASCDVARGPHIYEPSLMIIAQGSKLAFLGPRTMEYGAGHYLIQALPVPFECETFALPDAPLLGVSVAIDRVLLGELVLAMGLAPGRHIPAQTPESMTSVVLDDDMRGCVERLLSCLHDPLECQILGPARVRELLFVALRGPQADVLRALVEQQGQFARVAASISHLHAHYTEPLNVETLAGCANMSVSTFHEHFKRSTLLSPVQYLKRLRLLKAQTLLVAEGLGVAQVAHRVGYQSTSQFSREYKRYFERSPGDERAA; via the coding sequence ATGCAATTGACCCGTCATCTTGATGCCAATGCCCGGCTGGTTTCGCTGATCGAACCGCTGGCGCTACGCGATGGTTACAGTCGGACCGGGCTGCCCGGTGTGCAAGTGTTGCGCGCCAGTTGCGACGTCGCCCGTGGCCCGCACATTTATGAGCCGAGCCTGATGATCATCGCCCAGGGCAGCAAACTGGCGTTTCTCGGGCCGCGCACCATGGAATACGGTGCCGGGCATTACCTGATTCAGGCGCTGCCGGTGCCGTTCGAATGTGAGACCTTCGCCTTGCCGGATGCGCCGTTGCTCGGCGTGTCGGTGGCGATTGATCGGGTGTTGCTCGGTGAGCTGGTGCTGGCCATGGGGCTGGCGCCGGGGCGGCATATTCCGGCACAGACACCGGAGTCGATGACCTCGGTGGTGCTCGACGATGATATGCGTGGCTGTGTCGAACGTTTGCTCAGTTGCCTGCACGATCCGCTGGAATGCCAGATTCTCGGGCCGGCGCGGGTGCGCGAGTTGTTATTCGTCGCGTTGCGTGGGCCACAAGCGGATGTGTTGCGCGCGCTGGTTGAGCAGCAGGGGCAGTTCGCCCGGGTGGCGGCATCGATCAGTCATCTGCATGCGCATTACACCGAGCCGTTGAACGTGGAGACGCTGGCCGGTTGCGCGAATATGAGCGTGTCGACATTCCATGAACACTTCAAACGCAGCACGTTGTTGTCGCCGGTGCAGTATCTGAAGCGTTTGCGGTTATTGAAGGCGCAGACGTTGCTGGTGGCGGAAGGGCTGGGTGTGGCGCAGGTGGCGCATCGGGTGGGGTATCAGAGTACTTCGCAATTCAGCCGCGAGTATAAGCGCTACTTCGAACGCAGCCCGGGTGACGAGCGCGCCGCCTGA
- a CDS encoding IclR family transcriptional regulator, whose protein sequence is MQEDAPEKTKDAAPTGTQTLLRGLGVVQAVASGARDLKEIARLIGTTRSTTHRLASCLVDERYLRVVPQVGYLLGPKLIELGFQAREELPLVTLAAPYLDELSALTGDTVHLGIREGDEVLYLLKNPGRNGPEMRSRVGHRMPLARTGIGKALMLDDSPKDWQRLYDISLPAGGKSQFWPQHPQQSWEQLEQRMTEYVAGGYAFDLEDNEPSIRCVAAPIRDASKGIVAAISIASTVPYMPLEKMAELIPLIKGVTARLSAELGLKI, encoded by the coding sequence ATGCAGGAAGACGCTCCGGAAAAAACCAAGGACGCCGCGCCCACCGGCACCCAGACGCTGTTACGTGGCTTGGGTGTGGTGCAAGCGGTGGCCAGCGGCGCCCGCGATCTCAAGGAGATTGCCCGGCTGATCGGCACCACGCGCAGCACCACCCATCGTCTGGCCAGTTGCCTGGTCGACGAGCGCTACCTGCGCGTGGTGCCGCAAGTCGGTTATCTGCTCGGGCCGAAGCTGATCGAACTGGGTTTCCAGGCGCGCGAAGAATTGCCGCTGGTGACCTTGGCCGCACCCTACCTGGACGAGTTGTCGGCATTGACCGGCGACACTGTGCACTTAGGCATTCGTGAAGGCGATGAGGTGCTGTATCTGCTGAAAAATCCGGGGCGCAACGGCCCGGAAATGCGCTCGCGGGTCGGCCATCGCATGCCGCTGGCACGCACCGGTATCGGTAAGGCGTTGATGCTCGATGACTCGCCGAAAGATTGGCAACGTCTGTACGACATCAGCCTGCCGGCAGGTGGGAAAAGTCAGTTCTGGCCGCAGCATCCCCAACAGTCGTGGGAACAGCTTGAGCAGCGCATGACCGAATACGTCGCCGGTGGCTACGCGTTCGATCTGGAGGACAACGAACCGTCGATCCGCTGCGTGGCGGCGCCGATTCGCGATGCGAGCAAGGGCATTGTGGCGGCAATCAGTATCGCCAGCACCGTGCCGTACATGCCGCTGGAAAAAATGGCCGAGCTGATTCCCCTGATCAAAGGGGTCACAGCCCGGCTATCGGCGGAACTCGGTCTAAAGATTTAA
- the dgoD gene encoding galactonate dehydratase, whose translation MKITKLTTFIVPPRWCFLKVETDEGVTGWGEPVVEGRAHTVAAAVEELSDYLIGKDPRNIEDIWTVLYRGGFYRGGAIHMSALAGIDQALWDIKGKALGVSVSDLLGGQVRDKIRVYSWIGGDRPADTARAAKEAVSRGFTAVKMNGTEELQFLDTFEKVDLALANVAAVRDAVGPNVGIGVDFHGRVHKPMAKVLMKELDPYKLMFIEEPVLSENYEALKELAPLTSTPIALGERLFSRWDFKRVLSEGYVDIIQPDASHAGGITETRKIANMAEAYDVALALHCPLGPIALAACLQLDAACYNAFIQEQSLGIHYNESNDLLDYVIDPRVFDYDKGFVKIPNGPGLGIEINEEYVIERAAVGHRWRNPIWRHADGSFAEW comes from the coding sequence ATGAAAATCACCAAACTCACCACCTTCATCGTGCCGCCGCGCTGGTGTTTCCTCAAAGTCGAAACCGATGAAGGCGTGACCGGTTGGGGTGAACCCGTGGTCGAAGGCCGCGCGCACACCGTCGCGGCCGCCGTCGAAGAATTGTCCGACTACCTGATCGGCAAAGACCCACGCAACATCGAAGACATCTGGACCGTGCTCTATCGCGGTGGCTTCTACCGGGGCGGCGCGATTCACATGAGTGCGCTGGCCGGTATCGATCAGGCGCTGTGGGACATCAAGGGCAAGGCGCTCGGGGTGTCGGTCAGCGATCTGCTCGGCGGTCAGGTGCGTGACAAGATTCGCGTGTATTCGTGGATTGGCGGTGACCGTCCGGCCGACACCGCACGTGCGGCGAAAGAGGCGGTGAGCCGTGGTTTCACTGCGGTAAAGATGAACGGCACCGAAGAGTTGCAGTTCCTCGATACTTTCGAAAAAGTCGATCTGGCGCTGGCCAACGTTGCCGCTGTGCGTGATGCGGTCGGGCCGAACGTCGGCATCGGTGTCGACTTCCATGGCCGCGTGCACAAGCCGATGGCCAAGGTGCTGATGAAGGAGCTCGATCCGTACAAACTGATGTTTATCGAAGAGCCGGTGCTCAGCGAAAACTACGAGGCCTTGAAAGAACTGGCACCGCTGACCAGCACGCCGATTGCCCTCGGTGAGCGGCTGTTCTCGCGTTGGGACTTTAAACGCGTGTTGAGCGAAGGTTACGTCGACATCATCCAGCCGGATGCCTCCCACGCCGGCGGCATCACCGAAACCCGCAAGATCGCCAACATGGCCGAAGCCTACGACGTGGCTCTGGCGCTGCATTGCCCGCTGGGGCCGATTGCGCTGGCGGCGTGTTTGCAACTGGACGCTGCTTGTTACAACGCGTTTATCCAGGAGCAGAGCCTGGGCATCCATTACAACGAGAGCAACGACTTGCTCGACTATGTGATAGATCCACGGGTGTTCGATTACGACAAAGGTTTTGTGAAGATTCCGAACGGGCCGGGTCTGGGCATCGAGATCAACGAGGAATACGTGATCGAGCGCGCAGCAGTCGGGCATCGCTGGCGTAACCCGATCTGGCGCCATGCCGATGGCAGCTTTGCCGAGTGGTGA
- a CDS encoding electron transfer flavoprotein subunit beta/FixA family protein, translating to MKVLVAVKRVVDYNVKVRVKADNSGVDLANVKMSMNPFCEIAVEEAVRLKEKGVATEIVVVSIGPTTAQEQLRTALALGADRAILVESAEDLTSLAVAKLLKAVVDKEQPQLVILGKQAIDSDNNQTGQMLAALSGYGQGTFASKVEVSGDSVAVTREIDGGAQTVSLKLPAIVTTDLRLNEPRYASLPNIMKAKKKPLEVLTPDALGVSTASTNKTLKVEAPAARSAGIKVKSVAELVEKLKNEAKVI from the coding sequence ATGAAGGTTCTTGTAGCTGTCAAACGCGTTGTGGATTACAACGTCAAGGTTCGCGTCAAGGCGGACAATTCCGGCGTCGATCTCGCCAACGTCAAGATGTCGATGAACCCGTTCTGCGAAATCGCAGTGGAAGAAGCCGTACGCCTGAAAGAGAAAGGTGTTGCGACTGAAATCGTCGTCGTCTCCATCGGCCCGACCACCGCTCAGGAGCAGCTGCGTACCGCACTGGCTCTGGGTGCCGACCGTGCCATCCTCGTCGAATCCGCTGAAGATCTGACCTCGCTCGCCGTGGCCAAGCTGCTCAAGGCTGTGGTCGACAAGGAACAGCCGCAGCTGGTGATCCTCGGCAAACAGGCCATCGACAGCGACAACAACCAGACCGGCCAGATGCTCGCGGCACTGAGCGGCTACGGTCAGGGCACGTTCGCCTCGAAAGTCGAAGTCTCTGGCGACAGCGTTGCCGTGACCCGCGAAATCGACGGCGGCGCGCAGACAGTTTCCTTGAAACTGCCGGCAATCGTCACCACTGACCTGCGTTTGAACGAGCCGCGCTATGCGTCTCTGCCAAACATCATGAAAGCCAAGAAGAAGCCTCTTGAAGTGCTGACTCCGGACGCTTTGGGCGTTTCCACCGCCTCCACCAACAAGACCCTGAAAGTCGAAGCGCCGGCGGCACGCAGCGCAGGCATCAAGGTCAAGTCGGTGGCTGAACTGGTCGAGAAACTGAAAAACGAAGCGAAGGTAATCTGA
- a CDS encoding 2-dehydro-3-deoxygalactonokinase — MLAQLIALDWGTTSLRAYKLAADGVVLEQRALSSGIMQLPKTPRNINGRECADGFELAFDEACGDWLEAQPDLPVIACGMVGSAQGWREAAYCETPANVANLGKSLQTVISLRGTVVHIVPGVIQRSRLPNVMRGEETQVLGVLQNLPVEAGADLLIGLPGSHSKWVDVVDGCITHFDTFMTGEVFAVLSEHSILGRTLKQGATFDALAFDRGVQVAQSADGELGVLSTLFSARTLGLTGELSPTAQADYLSGLMIGHELAALASAQRLRRDNPNLPSIILIGNAQLCARYRRALDACGFANVTLAEQATERGLWQLALAAGLIDSSSR, encoded by the coding sequence ATGCTGGCGCAATTGATCGCGCTCGACTGGGGGACGACCTCATTACGTGCTTACAAACTCGCGGCGGACGGTGTGGTGCTGGAGCAGCGCGCGCTGTCGTCCGGGATCATGCAGTTGCCCAAGACCCCGCGAAACATCAACGGTCGCGAATGCGCCGATGGTTTTGAACTGGCGTTCGACGAGGCGTGCGGCGACTGGCTCGAGGCGCAGCCGGATCTACCGGTGATTGCTTGCGGCATGGTCGGCAGTGCGCAGGGCTGGCGCGAAGCGGCCTACTGCGAGACGCCGGCGAACGTCGCCAATCTCGGAAAATCCCTACAAACAGTGATCAGTCTGCGCGGCACCGTGGTGCATATCGTGCCAGGCGTGATTCAGCGTTCTCGTCTGCCGAACGTGATGCGCGGCGAAGAAACCCAGGTCCTTGGCGTCCTGCAGAATCTGCCGGTTGAGGCGGGCGCTGATCTGTTGATCGGCCTACCAGGCAGTCATTCGAAATGGGTCGACGTGGTCGATGGCTGCATCACTCATTTCGATACCTTCATGACCGGCGAAGTGTTCGCCGTGCTCAGTGAGCACAGCATTCTCGGCCGGACCCTGAAGCAAGGCGCGACGTTCGATGCTCTGGCGTTTGACCGTGGCGTGCAGGTTGCGCAGTCGGCGGACGGCGAGCTGGGCGTGCTGTCGACGTTGTTCAGTGCCCGCACCCTGGGCCTGACCGGTGAACTGAGCCCGACAGCGCAGGCGGATTATTTGTCCGGTCTGATGATCGGCCATGAATTGGCAGCACTGGCCAGCGCTCAACGCCTTCGCCGCGACAACCCGAATCTCCCTTCGATCATCCTCATCGGCAACGCGCAACTGTGTGCGCGCTACCGCCGTGCCCTCGACGCCTGTGGTTTCGCCAACGTGACGCTGGCCGAGCAGGCCACCGAGCGTGGCTTGTGGCAACTGGCGCTGGCTGCCGGACTGATTGATTCCTCATCCCGTTAA
- a CDS encoding electron transfer flavoprotein-ubiquinone oxidoreductase, with the protein MEREYMEFDVVIVGAGPAGLSAACRLKQKAAEAGKEISVCVVEKGSEVGAHILSGAVFEPRALNELFPDWKELGAPLNTPVTRDDIFVLKNAENAQKIPDFFVPKTMHNEGNYIISLGNLCRWLAQQAENLGVEIYPGFAAQEALIDEQGVVRGIITGDLGVDREGNPKEGLYTPGMELRGKYTLFAEGCRGHIGKQLIKRYNLDSDADAQHYGIGLKEIWEIDPAKHQPGLVVHTAGWPLDIMGTENTGGSFLYHLENNQVVVGLIVDLSYSNTYLSPFDEFQRLKHHPVLAQYLEGGKRISYGARAICKGGLNSLPKMVFKGGALIGCDLGTLNFAKIKGSHTAMKSGMLAAESVADALFAEKDGTEELTTYVDAFKKSWLYDELFASRNFGPAIHKFGAIVGGGFNWLDQNIFGGKLPFTLHDTKPDYACLKLAADCKKIDYPKPDGKLSFDKLSSVFISGTNHEEEQPCHLKLTDPSIPISKNLPLYDEPAQRYCPAGVYEVITKEDGEKRFQINAQNCVHCKTCDIKDPSQNITWVTPEGAGGPTYPNM; encoded by the coding sequence GTGGAACGCGAATACATGGAATTCGACGTGGTCATCGTCGGTGCCGGCCCCGCTGGCCTGTCCGCCGCCTGCCGTCTGAAGCAGAAGGCCGCCGAAGCCGGTAAGGAAATCAGCGTCTGCGTGGTCGAAAAAGGCTCCGAAGTCGGCGCACATATCCTGTCCGGTGCCGTGTTCGAACCACGCGCTCTGAACGAACTGTTCCCGGACTGGAAGGAACTCGGCGCGCCGCTGAACACGCCAGTCACCCGCGACGATATTTTCGTGCTGAAAAACGCCGAAAACGCGCAGAAGATTCCAGACTTCTTTGTGCCCAAGACCATGCACAACGAAGGTAACTACATCATCTCCCTCGGCAACCTGTGCCGCTGGCTGGCTCAGCAGGCCGAGAACCTTGGCGTAGAAATCTACCCGGGGTTCGCTGCTCAGGAAGCGCTGATCGACGAGCAAGGCGTGGTACGCGGGATCATCACCGGTGATCTGGGCGTCGACCGCGAAGGCAACCCGAAAGAAGGCCTGTACACCCCGGGCATGGAACTGCGTGGCAAATACACGCTGTTCGCCGAAGGCTGCCGTGGCCACATCGGCAAGCAACTGATCAAGCGCTACAACCTCGACAGCGATGCCGACGCCCAGCACTACGGCATCGGTCTGAAAGAAATCTGGGAAATCGATCCGGCCAAACATCAGCCAGGTCTGGTGGTGCACACCGCCGGCTGGCCGCTGGACATCATGGGCACCGAAAACACCGGCGGCTCGTTCCTTTATCACCTGGAAAACAATCAGGTGGTGGTCGGTCTGATCGTTGACCTGTCCTACAGCAACACCTACCTGTCGCCGTTCGACGAGTTCCAGCGCCTCAAGCATCACCCGGTGCTGGCTCAGTATCTGGAAGGCGGCAAGCGCATCAGCTACGGCGCCCGTGCGATCTGCAAAGGTGGCCTGAACTCGCTGCCGAAAATGGTCTTCAAGGGCGGCGCGCTGATCGGTTGCGACCTCGGCACCCTGAACTTCGCCAAGATCAAAGGCAGCCACACCGCGATGAAGTCGGGCATGCTCGCCGCTGAATCGGTGGCTGATGCACTGTTCGCGGAAAAGGACGGCACTGAAGAACTGACCACTTATGTGGACGCGTTCAAGAAGAGCTGGCTCTACGACGAACTGTTCGCCAGCCGTAACTTCGGCCCGGCGATCCACAAGTTCGGCGCCATCGTCGGCGGCGGTTTCAACTGGCTGGACCAGAACATCTTCGGCGGCAAACTGCCGTTCACCCTGCACGACACCAAGCCGGACTACGCTTGCCTCAAGCTCGCGGCCGACTGCAAGAAGATCGACTATCCGAAGCCGGACGGCAAACTCAGCTTCGACAAACTCAGCTCGGTGTTCATCTCCGGTACCAACCACGAAGAAGAACAGCCGTGCCACCTGAAGCTGACCGACCCGAGCATCCCGATCAGCAAGAACCTGCCGCTGTACGACGAACCGGCACAGCGCTACTGCCCGGCCGGCGTGTACGAAGTGATCACCAAGGAAGACGGCGAGAAGCGCTTCCAGATCAACGCCCAGAACTGCGTGCACTGCAAGACCTGTGACATCAAGGACCCTTCGCAGAACATCACTTGGGTCACGCCGGAAGGCGCTGGCGGCCCGACTTATCCGAACATGTAA
- a CDS encoding GNAT family N-acetyltransferase: MTIDIRPATPSDAPQILAFITELADFEKARHEVIASVADIERSLFGEGATAHGLICLRDGLPIGFAVFFFSYSTWLGSNCLYLEDLYITPEQRGGGAGKTLLRHLAKIACDNDCGRFEWSVLDWNTPAIEFYKSLGAQPQEEWVRYRMDGQVLREFAEG, from the coding sequence ATGACGATCGACATCCGCCCGGCGACCCCCAGCGATGCCCCGCAAATCCTCGCCTTCATCACTGAACTCGCTGATTTCGAAAAGGCCCGCCACGAGGTCATCGCCAGCGTCGCTGACATCGAGCGCAGCCTGTTCGGCGAAGGCGCCACCGCTCACGGTCTGATCTGCCTGCGCGACGGTCTGCCAATCGGTTTCGCGGTGTTCTTCTTCAGCTATTCGACCTGGCTCGGCAGCAACTGCCTGTACCTCGAAGACCTCTACATCACCCCCGAACAACGCGGCGGCGGTGCCGGCAAAACCTTGTTGCGTCACTTGGCGAAAATCGCCTGCGACAACGACTGCGGCCGCTTCGAATGGAGCGTGCTCGACTGGAACACGCCGGCGATCGAATTCTATAAATCCCTCGGCGCGCAACCTCAGGAAGAGTGGGTGCGCTACCGCATGGATGGCCAGGTTCTGCGTGAGTTTGCCGAGGGTTGA
- a CDS encoding NAD(P)-dependent alcohol dehydrogenase, translating to MYTAIGYAAQSATTPLAPMKFERRSPRADDVAIEILYCGVCHSDIHQARNEWGIAVYPLMPGHEIVGKVTAVGANVTQHKVGDLVGVGCMVDSCRTCEACQSNLEQYCLEGPTMTYATPDRVDGSNTMGGYSDSIVVSEHFVVRIPEKLALASAAPILCAGITTYSPLKHYGVKAGDKVGILGMGGLGHMGIKFAKAMGAEVTLFTRSASKAEEGRRQGADHVIVSTDGEQMKAAAGYFDFLLDTIPVQHDLNPYLDTLRFDGVHILVGLIEPIDPPVHAGKLVMSRRVLAGSLIGGVAETQEVLDFCAEHNITCDIEMLDIRQINEAYARMIAGDVKYRFVIDMATLKV from the coding sequence ATGTACACAGCCATCGGTTATGCCGCCCAATCGGCCACCACCCCCCTCGCCCCGATGAAGTTCGAACGTCGCAGCCCGCGCGCCGACGACGTCGCCATCGAAATTCTTTACTGCGGCGTTTGCCACTCCGACATCCACCAGGCGCGCAACGAATGGGGCATCGCCGTTTACCCGCTGATGCCCGGCCATGAGATCGTCGGAAAAGTCACCGCGGTCGGTGCGAATGTCACCCAGCACAAAGTAGGCGATCTGGTCGGCGTCGGCTGCATGGTCGACTCCTGCCGCACCTGCGAAGCCTGCCAGTCGAACCTTGAGCAATATTGCCTCGAAGGCCCGACCATGACCTACGCCACCCCGGATCGTGTCGATGGTAGCAACACCATGGGCGGTTATTCGGACAGCATCGTCGTCAGCGAGCATTTCGTCGTACGCATTCCGGAAAAACTGGCGTTAGCCAGCGCCGCGCCAATCCTCTGCGCCGGTATCACCACCTACTCGCCGCTCAAGCACTACGGTGTGAAAGCGGGCGACAAAGTCGGGATTCTCGGCATGGGCGGCCTCGGCCACATGGGCATCAAATTCGCCAAGGCCATGGGCGCCGAAGTCACGCTATTCACCCGCTCGGCGAGCAAGGCTGAAGAAGGTCGCCGTCAGGGTGCCGATCACGTGATCGTTTCCACCGACGGCGAGCAGATGAAAGCCGCTGCCGGTTACTTCGACTTCCTGCTCGACACCATTCCGGTGCAGCACGATCTCAACCCGTACCTCGACACCCTGCGCTTCGACGGCGTGCACATTCTGGTCGGTCTGATCGAACCGATCGATCCACCGGTCCACGCTGGCAAACTGGTGATGAGCCGCCGCGTATTGGCCGGCTCGTTGATTGGTGGCGTTGCTGAAACCCAGGAAGTGCTGGATTTCTGCGCAGAACACAACATCACCTGCGACATCGAAATGCTCGACATCCGCCAGATCAATGAGGCTTATGCGCGCATGATCGCTGGCGACGTGAAGTACCGTTTCGTCATCGACATGGCGACCCTCAAGGTTTAA